AACTATTGTTCTACCAGATAGCTTGAAAAGCACAAGTGATGGTGTCTACGGCGTGACGGTCAGTAATGGAGTTTATCCAGTGATGATTAGCCAGGGCGTTACAGTCAACTACTTTCAATGTGTGCGTGTGTGGTACAGAGAATGAGCTTCACCGGAGAACAAATAATGAAACGATTCACTCACTTTCCTGTACCTCGCACTGGAAGTCTGTCTGACAGCGATCGCGCTTGGATACCTAAATCTGCCTTCGGGTCTTCAAACCAGCCTATTCATCGTCGTTAATCCTGATCCCATTGCGACTGACTTTATCCAATAGCAATATTCCTGTACGAAACGTTAATTTGAGTCTTTAAGTCTTCATTTTTTAGTCAAAATTTACTACAACACCCCATCAGGAGGTTTCCAATGAACCGGAAGATTTTAGTAACTGGTGCAACCGGGAGCAACGGTACGGAGATTGTCAAGCGACTCGCAGCAAAGAACGTGCAAGTCCGCGCCATGGTTCGTGACTTTGATCGAGCAAAGAAGATTGCATTCCCGAATGTTGAAGTGGTGGAGGGGAACTTTGATCGCCCTGAGACGCTGTTGGAGGCGCTGGCTGAAGTAGACCGTGCCTTTCTCTTAACGAACTCTACAGAACGCGCAGAAGCCCAACAACTCGCGTTTGTTGATGCCGCTCGTCAGAATGGTGTCAAGCATATCGTTAAACTATCGCAATTTGCAGCCGATGCCCATTCGCCCGTGCGCTTTTTGCGTTACCATGCCGCAGTCGAAGCGGCAATTCAAGGATCAGGAATGACGTACACGTTTCTGCGTCCCAACCTCTTTATGCAGGGCTTATTAAACTTTCAATCGACAATCACGAGCCAAAACGCCTTTTATGCGGCGATCAGTGATGCAAAAGTCAGCGTGGTAGATGTGCGCGATATTGCGGACGTTGCAGTAGTTGCCCTAACAGAAACAGAACATGAGGGAAAGATTTACAACCTCACCGGACCACAGGCATTGACTCATGCTGAGATGGCAGAACAACTCTCGGCTGCGCTCAATCGTCAGATTGCATTTGTCGATATTCCTTCTGAAGTAATGCGCGATCAACTGCTCAACATTGGGATGCCACCTTGGCAAGCAGACGGCGTGATTGAGGATTATGCGCACTACCGACGCAATGAGGCTGCAGCAGTTTCGTCTGGTATACAGGACGCAATTGGTAAAGAGCCGCGCAGTTTTAATACATTCGCCTGTGACTACGCAGCAATGTTTGGCTAGACGAAGCCCAATCAGCCTAGGCCGAATAGTACAGATATAGAGTTGAAGTGCAACTCTGGGGTAAACATTATGATGGTGCAGCATGAAAAACAAGATGAAACAGGACAGTTGGCGATCGCGCCGCGCCTATGGCTCTGGTGGACATTGGCTACTACAATTGCAGGGGCGAAGGAGAAAAGCATTGCGCTGCAAACAGAAGATGCGATTGCTACATCCTCTAGTCAGTCGCCCTAGCGCCAAACCTAAGGATTTAGAAGCCCCTATCGATCATCGTACTGAACAGAGAAAAACCATGAATAAGCCTGAGTTTTTTGTTACCCCCGGCTATGGGGAATACATGCTGAATGAATTGCATTACTCGCAAGCAGTAAAAATTGGCGATCGTGTGGAGACATCAGGTCAAGGTGGTTGGGATGACAACCTGCAAATTCCCGAGTTGCTCGCAGATGAGATTGCCCAGGCATTTCAAAATATAGAGCGAACCCTGGCGGCTGCCGGGGCAGGTTGGGAGCACGTTGTCCATGTCAATTCTTATCATGTTGGTGGGTTGCCCCCAGAGGTGAACGATGTGATGGTCAGGCTATATCGCCATTACATGCCTAACCATGCCCCAATTTGGACACAGGTAGGAGTTGCAGCACTAGGGCTGCCGACAATGCGGATTGAGATCCGGGTTACCGCAATTGTCCCATGAGTTTTGCGTGGGCGGCGCTGTCGCTAGTGCTGCTACCTACACGTAGAACAAAAACTTTTACCGCAGCAACATGGCATTATGAATCATCGTTTCCTTTTACTTGTTTCTTTGGTCGTGGGTAGCGCAGAAATGCTGCTTACTTCACCTGTCTCAGCAGAGCTTAGTAATAGACTACATACTCCACAGATTGCGCAGCGACCGAAGATAAGTAATTCGACCACCTTAGATAATAGGTCTTTGGGCAGTGTAGAAAGGCAAGAGCGATCGGATTGGGCCAGTTTCTTCGATGGCGCTGAGGCTCAAGGAACCATTGTGGTATTAGATCAGCGCGGAGGTGCTCATCAGTTGTGGGTCTACAACCAGGAACGGGCTGACAGAGCCTATTCTCCAGCATCAACGTTTAAGATTCCGCATTCTCTCTTTGCGCTTGATGCCGGGGTTGTTCGTGATGAATTTCAAGTTTTTGAGTGGGATGGAGTGGAGAGGAACTTCGCTCCCCACAATCAAGATCAAACCTTACGCTCAGCAATGCGAAATTCAGCCGTTTGGGTTTACGAAATTTTTGCTGCCGAAATCGGTGAAGCGAAAGCAAGAGAATATCTGACGCAAATTGACTACGGGAATGTAGACTCAAGTACTAGCAAAGGTGCTTATTGGATTGATGGAGCATTAACAATCTCGGCACAAGAGCAAATTCATTTTTTACAAAAGCTGTATCAGAATGAACTCCCTTTTAGGATTGAGCACCAACGATTAGTCAAGGATATTATAATCGTTGAAGCAGGGCGAAATTGGATCCTACGGGCTAAAACTGGCTGGGAAGGGCGCTGGGGCTGGTGGGTAGGGTGGGTCGAATGGCCCACAGGTCCTGTATTCTTTGCTCTCAATATAGATACGCCAAACCGATTGGACGACCTCTATAAAAGAGAGGCAATTACACGCGATATCTTGCAATCCATTGATGCATTGCCTGCGGAAGAAGATCGGAAATAGCTTAAGTGCCAGAATTGAATACTCCATCTACAAAAGAAATAGGCATTGATGCCCCGATAGATGCTAAAGGTTTGCTGTTTACTGATGTAGCAAACTTTTTGAGTTACTGGGCTGCTGTCGGCGTTCTTGCAAAGCCTTGTCAATTAATTTTGCGACCAGCCAGGAGACAGACCGTTCATCTGTCTGTGCCCATTCCTCCAGTTCTCGTTTACGCTCAGCAGGAATGTAAGCAACCACTCGCTCTAAATCCGTTTTGCCCCCCATCTTAAGTCTCACTTTTGCTTTACCTGTTTCTAAGATACCAATAATGGCCCGGCTCGTATCATGCTAGGCTATGCTGTGCTAGCATGAACCAGCATGATAGGACGAGGCTTTAATCTGTGAACCATCAAAATTTGCTTTCAATCACTAGAAATCTTGTGCATCCCCCAATTAGCTCAGGGCTTGTCTTACTTTCGGCTAGAGAATTGGACAAGATGCGGCGGGTGGGACAGCTTGCGGCGAATCTCCTCAATCATCTTGAGTCAATGGTGCAGCCTGGAGTAAGTACACAAGCTTTAAATGATGAGGCGACGCGTTGGATGGAAGATCATGGGGCAATCAGCGCCACCCTTGGCTACGCACCTCCTGGTTATCCCCCTTTCACGGGGGCAATTTGCACCAGCATTAATGAAGTGGTTTGTCATGGAATACCGAACCCAAAGCAAATCCTCAAGGACGGGGATATTATCAATATCGATGTGACCCTCAGGTTGGCAGGCTACCACGGCGACACTTCGAGAACATTTCTAGTGGGTTCGGTATCCGCAACTGCCCGAAAATTAGTTGAAGCGACTCAAGAATCGATGATGCGAGGGATTGCTGAAATCAAGCCTGGGGCAAGAATTGGTGATATTGGTGCGGCAATTCAAGCATATGCCGAGGCAAGTGGATTCTCAGTGGTTCGAGATATGGTTGGGCATGGCATTGGCAGGCAGATGCATACAGAACTTCAAATTCCTCACTATGGCAAACGAGGCAGTGGGTTGAAGCTGCGTCCAGGAATGGTTTTTACGGTTGAACCGATGCTAAACGAAGGGACTTATGAGCTTACATTTCTTGCGGATGGTTGGACTGTAATTACGAAGGACAAAAAACTCTCTGCTCAGTTTGAACACACTGTTGTTGTGACTGAGGAAGGTGTAGAAATTTTAACTCTTGCCTAAATTTCAAGCCGCAATGCCTTTTACGTTTCAAGTAGATGACAAATTGGTACATCGTCTTCTGGGGAAAACGGCGGTAAACCCTTACCCGATAGTCCAACATCCGAAAACCCATGGTGGGCTCAGGCTCCGTTTGAAATTCCAGATGCAACACCAAGTCTTCCGATTGCTCCAAAATTAGGGAGTCAGCCCAAATTGGTTCCAGGGATAATTCCGTCGGACTAAGCTTAGTCAATTTGATTGGTCGTCCCAGCAACCAGGCGGCATAGTCTTCGGAAAAGGATTCGGCGAGGAATTTG
The genomic region above belongs to Synechocystis sp. PCC 6803 substr. PCC-P and contains:
- a CDS encoding SDR family oxidoreductase, with product MNRKILVTGATGSNGTEIVKRLAAKNVQVRAMVRDFDRAKKIAFPNVEVVEGNFDRPETLLEALAEVDRAFLLTNSTERAEAQQLAFVDAARQNGVKHIVKLSQFAADAHSPVRFLRYHAAVEAAIQGSGMTYTFLRPNLFMQGLLNFQSTITSQNAFYAAISDAKVSVVDVRDIADVAVVALTETEHEGKIYNLTGPQALTHAEMAEQLSAALNRQIAFVDIPSEVMRDQLLNIGMPPWQADGVIEDYAHYRRNEAAAVSSGIQDAIGKEPRSFNTFACDYAAMFG
- a CDS encoding RidA family protein, encoding MNKPEFFVTPGYGEYMLNELHYSQAVKIGDRVETSGQGGWDDNLQIPELLADEIAQAFQNIERTLAAAGAGWEHVVHVNSYHVGGLPPEVNDVMVRLYRHYMPNHAPIWTQVGVAALGLPTMRIEIRVTAIVP
- the blaOXA gene encoding class D beta-lactamase; protein product: MNHRFLLLVSLVVGSAEMLLTSPVSAELSNRLHTPQIAQRPKISNSTTLDNRSLGSVERQERSDWASFFDGAEAQGTIVVLDQRGGAHQLWVYNQERADRAYSPASTFKIPHSLFALDAGVVRDEFQVFEWDGVERNFAPHNQDQTLRSAMRNSAVWVYEIFAAEIGEAKAREYLTQIDYGNVDSSTSKGAYWIDGALTISAQEQIHFLQKLYQNELPFRIEHQRLVKDIIIVEAGRNWILRAKTGWEGRWGWWVGWVEWPTGPVFFALNIDTPNRLDDLYKREAITRDILQSIDALPAEEDRK
- the map gene encoding type I methionyl aminopeptidase, yielding MNHQNLLSITRNLVHPPISSGLVLLSARELDKMRRVGQLAANLLNHLESMVQPGVSTQALNDEATRWMEDHGAISATLGYAPPGYPPFTGAICTSINEVVCHGIPNPKQILKDGDIINIDVTLRLAGYHGDTSRTFLVGSVSATARKLVEATQESMMRGIAEIKPGARIGDIGAAIQAYAEASGFSVVRDMVGHGIGRQMHTELQIPHYGKRGSGLKLRPGMVFTVEPMLNEGTYELTFLADGWTVITKDKKLSAQFEHTVVVTEEGVEILTLA